Part of the Kiritimatiellia bacterium genome, AACAGCGAATTGAAGGCGTTCTGCGAATACCGCCGGTTCGGCGAGCCAATCTCGCCGGAGGGGAGGTTCACTGCGCCGTCGGGATTGCGTCCCTCGTCGGTCTCGAAATTGAACGCGTCGGGGAGCCCGGTGCCCCGCACGAACGGCCCGCGGGACGGCCGGGAGCGCAGCGGCCACGGCATCGTCACGAATCCGAAGGTCTTGGTGTCCCCGTACGCCCCGCGCAGCTTCACCCCGGTCGAGGGGTTGTAGTCAAAGTACGAGATTTCCTTCCAGAAATTTTCGTACCGCGTCTGGTACGCATACTCGATGAAGTTGCGCGCAAGATTTGCCGGGATCCCGTTTGTGTGGCCGGATTTCGGCACCAGAGCCGGAAACACCGGCGTCACCCAGTCCGGAATGGGCTCGACCGCCCGCACGGGCGCCCAGCGCGCCGCACCACCGAGCATGGTCACCATCGCTGCGATTCTCAACCATCGGCGCTGCATGGTCCGAGTCTCCTTCAGGGGGTCGTCCGCACACGCTCCGGCGCGTCCGCGGCGGCCGCCATCTGCCGTGTCTGAACCGTCTCGCCCGTCGCCGGATCCACGAGCGGCGCGCTGCGGTGAATCTCGCGCCACTCATCCATCAGCTCGCGCTGCCGAGCGAGGGCCGCCTGGGCATCTTCGCGCCATCGCGCGACACCCGGCACCGCCGCCATTGCCGCCTCCAGAGCCTGCGCCGCGGCGCGCAACCGCTCGTAATACGTCCGCAACTGCTCGTTGGTTCGGGCCGAACGCATCAACTGCGCCAGCCGTTGCCGGGCGGTGCGGCTGGCCATTTCCGCCTCACGGGCGGCGCGGCCCGTCTCGGCCAGCTCTTTCATCATCTCCCTCGCCAGATCTGTTCGGGCCTCGGCCACCGCCATCCGTGCGCGGTCGCGCGCGCACCACTCGCACCCCTCCTGAGGGCCGGCATCCGCCCGTGCCAAGTGCTCCTCCACATGCTGTTTCAGCCCGGCCAACCGCGCAGCGGCTTCCGCCGCGCGCGTCTGAGCCGCCCGACTCTGCTGCTCCGCTTCCATCCGCCCCGGCAACTCGCGCAAACGCTGTTCCAGCGCCTCGCGTGCGGCGCGCAGCTCCGCCACCAGAGGTGCCACCGCTGGCGTGCCCGCCGCCTCCGCCCTCGCCAGCGTCCACTGGCGCTCCGCCTCAATGCGGCGGGACTCCAGCTCACCGAACTCGCGCCCGATCTCCTCCAAACGCGCTTGCTGCTCCGGCGTGAAGCGCCGGTCCACCACTTTCGTCGGCACCATGTCGCGCTCGGTGGACTGCTCGGAGGAGACCGCCGGAGACGCCGGTGCAACCAGCGGACGGACCTCGTCGTGCGGACGCGGTTCCAGAATATCGGCTGGCTGTTTTGTTGCGCCGGGGCGCCATCGCCACACGACAACCACCACCGCTGCCGCCGCCACCAGCACCGCCACCCTTGCCAGCGCAGCAGCCCGGGCCTGTGCGCGCTGCTTCATTGCTCTGAAGAAGTAAACCACAGCCGCCGGTCGACAGCAACCCGCACCGATGAAAAAACCACATCCCGTCAGCTTCTTTTCCGCGCACCGCCCTCCGCCGGCGACAACGTTCGCGCCCCCGTCGCGCCAGCTTCGCTCCAACGCAGCCGCGCCACCTGGCGCGTGCGGGCGGCGCAGCCTATCCCCTCAGCAGGTCGCGATGGCGGCGCAGGTAGAGCAGTCCGGAAGCGACGGTCATCGCTGCAGCCGCAAGGGACAGCAGATACGCCCCTCGCTGCAGCACCCGTCCGAAGTCGGCCACCGCCGCGGGTCGCACCGCGGGAAGCACATCCTGGTACAGCGCCAGACCGGCGAAAATCACAAGGATCACAACAATCTGACCGATGGTCTTGTGCTTGCCCCAGGATTCGGCCGAAATGTCCCGCCCGGAACGACCGGCCAGGATTCGCAGACCCGTCACCAGAAACTCCCGCGCGAGGATCACTACGACGACCCACGCCGGCACCAGTCCGCGCGGAGCGCCGGGCAATCGCGTCTCGACCAGACTCACCAGCGCCGCGCAGACCAGCACCTTGTCCGCCAGCGGATCGAGAAGCTGCCCCAGGAGCGTGACGCCGTGCCCCGCGCGCGCGAGATGGCCGTCGAGCCAGTCGGTCGCCGCCGCGGCCAGAACGATCACCACCGCCACCGAAGCCACCCCGGCGCGGCCCACACTCATCACCAGCAGCAGCACGCCCGCCAGCAGCAGCCGACCGATCGTCAGCGCGTTCGGCAGATTCATGGTCGGGTGGCCGGCGGCGTGCCCGCGCGTACGCCGGCAGGGTCGAGATACGGATCGGGCGGCAGTTCGATCACATCGGTGCCCACCACGGGTGGTCGCGCGGCTTCCCGCGCCCACTGGCGAGCCCACAGCGAAAAGCCGCGGATCGCGATCCAGCCGGCGCCAATCGAGAACACCGCCATCAACACCGTCCGCACGAATCGGCGAAGCGCCGGCGATTCGTATAGCGACCGCGCGCGGTCGGTCCACCCCGAGGCCGGCGCCGCCGATCCGGAGGCCCCACCCTCGCCGACCAGATCGGTTGGTGGCGCCAGCTCGGGCGAGGGCGGCAGGCGGCGCGGCACCACGCGGGAGGTGACTTCCGGCGTCAGCACCGGACGGGTGGCCCCCCACCGTCGCAGGTACTCACGCACCAACTCCTCCCGATCCAGTCCGAGATACTCCCCGTACAACCGCAGAAACCCCTTCACATACACCGGCGCGCCGACGCGGTCGAACTGGTCGTTCTCCATCAGCTCGAGCTGGGTCGCCTTGATCCGCGTCGCTTCCGCCGCCTCGGAAAGCGTGACG contains:
- a CDS encoding helix-turn-helix domain-containing protein, which codes for MSTSQDGAELSLGARLREARLRRRVTLSEAAEATRIKATQLELMENDQFDRVGAPVYVKGFLRLYGEYLGLDREELVREYLRRWGATRPVLTPEVTSRVVPRRLPPSPELAPPTDLVGEGGASGSAAPASGWTDRARSLYESPALRRFVRTVLMAVFSIGAGWIAIRGFSLWARQWAREAARPPVVGTDVIELPPDPYLDPAGVRAGTPPATRP
- the pgsA gene encoding CDP-diacylglycerol--glycerol-3-phosphate 3-phosphatidyltransferase → MNLPNALTIGRLLLAGVLLLVMSVGRAGVASVAVVIVLAAAATDWLDGHLARAGHGVTLLGQLLDPLADKVLVCAALVSLVETRLPGAPRGLVPAWVVVVILAREFLVTGLRILAGRSGRDISAESWGKHKTIGQIVVILVIFAGLALYQDVLPAVRPAAVADFGRVLQRGAYLLSLAAAAMTVASGLLYLRRHRDLLRG